The sequence below is a genomic window from Dioscorea cayenensis subsp. rotundata cultivar TDr96_F1 chromosome 6, TDr96_F1_v2_PseudoChromosome.rev07_lg8_w22 25.fasta, whole genome shotgun sequence.
AGACTGAAATGACACTTTTGTTTGCTCCAATTTTAGAAATTTGTCCCGGTTTATATGTTAATTCTGCAAAAAATACTTTGAACAGGATTAGAGGTTCTAGTGTTCTACCATGATACCATTTATGTTTTTGGAGACAATTATGGTTCTAGCTCTTCCTATCACTGATGCCTTGTGtacaaagaaagtaaaaaattGTGGTTGATGTTTATTAGTAAGTTCATGCCGAAGCACATCTGTAGCGTCAGgtccaaaattttttatatgcatttcaATTGTTTTGAATATGTACAAGTTTGATGCCTTGCTTTATGCCACTGTTTCTCTAGGCAaggttgtttgtttgatttagaACTTAAAAGTTGGCAAATTCTTGgtaatatatatgtacatcATGGTTGTTGCCTTTCATGACACCTTGTTTACCTGAGTAATTTCAGAACATAAAAACCTGCTTATGTTATGTTGAGATTTCATTACTATGTCTTGTTATATATCTTACCTTcgtttctttggttttttaatttgtggTTTTATTTATCTGTGTGAATTATGTAGACTATAtagttttgatttgtttattgaaACTTTGTCTCATTAATATGAGGTTCATGTGGTCGAAAGAAATCCATTGTGTGTGCTTGATCAAATTCTTATGGGCAAGGTAAAAAGTATATGAAAATGTAATTTCATTTTTGTGGTTGTATGATTACGTAGTGAAAATTCTGCATAAATTAACTCCATTGTATGTACCCTCAATATGCATCCTAGGTACTAGTTGCTTCATATTATAGTTTTATGATTGTCCTTAATCGTTATATGAGTGAAGTTTATGTGTTTGAACCTTTGAAATGGGTAGCATTATTGTGTGAATTAACATGTTATCCTTTTCCAATTCCATGTAATAGCGGTAATGCTCATGCACTAATCTATTCTTTTATTTANNNNNNNNNNNNNNNNNNNNNNNNNNNNNNNNNNNNNNNNNNNNNNNNNNNNNNNNNNNNNNNNNNNNNNNNNNNNNNNNNNNNNNNNNNNNNNNNNNNNNNNNNNNNNNNNNNNNNNNNNNNNNNNNNNNNNNNNNNNNNNNNNNNNNNNNNNNNNNNNNNNNNNNNNNNNNNNNNNNNNNNNNNNNNNNNNNNNNNNNNNNNNNNNNNNNNNNNNNNNNNNNNNNNNNNNNNNNNNNNNNNNNNNNNNNNNNNNNNNNNNNNNNNNNNNNNNNNNNNNNNNNNNNNNNNNNNNNNNNNNNNNNNNNNNNNNNNNNNNNNNNNNNNNNNNNNNNNNNNNNNNNNNNNNNNNNNNNNNNNNNNNNNNNNNNNNNNNNNNNNNNNNNNNNNNNNNNNNNNNNNNNNNNNNNNNNNNNNNNNNNNNNNNNNNNNNNNNNNNNNNNNNNNNNNNNNNNNNNNNNNNNNNNNNNNNNNNNNNNNNNNNNNNNNNNNNNNNNNNNNNNNNNNNNNNNNNNNNNNNNNNNNNNNNNNNNNNNNNNNNNNNNNNNNNNNNNNNNNNNNNNNNNNNNNNNNNNNNNNNNNNNNNNNNNNNNNNNNNNNNNNNNNNNNNNNNNNNNNNNNNNNNNNNNNNNNNNNNNNNNNNNNNNNNNNNNNNNNNNNNNNNNNNNNNNNNNNNNNNNNNNNNNNNNNNNNNNNNNNNNNNNNNNNNNNNNNNNNNNNNNNNNNNNNNNNNNNNNNNNNNNNNNNNNNNNNNNNNNNNNNNNNNNNNNNNNNNNNNNNNNNNNNNNNNNNNNNNNNNNNNNNNNNNNNNNNNNNNNNNNNNNNNNNNNNNNNNNNNNNNNNNNNNNNNNNNNNNNNNNNNNNNNNNNNNNNNNNNNNNNNNNNNNNNNNNNNNNNNNNNNNNNNNNNNNNNNNNNNNNNNNNNNNNNNNNNNNNNNNNNNNNNNNNNNNNNNNNNNNNNNNNNNNNNNNNNNNNNNNNNNNNNNNNNNNNNNNNNNNNAACCTGATGACTAGGAAACAAAccatacaataaataaaaaaacactcacTTGGTTTCCAAAGGGTTTGACCAATACTTGTAATGCTTGTACTTTGGGTCATCCAAATTATCAGCAATACCATATGAAAAATGAGCACTTCCACGCTGCATCATCTTTGGAGCAACAAAACGAAGCAAATCCAAAATGGAACCAGCGGTGTATGCTTTGTAATCAGAAACTGCCTGGACTCCACCCCATCCCACCTCATGGTACTCTGTCCAAACATCACCACAAGAACCATTTGAATGGGCAAGGTTGTTACCTTTCACTGCATCCTATACATTAAAATTGAATGAGCTGGGAGAAAGATCTGATAGCGGTAAATCTAGAAGCCCAATAACATGATGCATTGAATAGAGTGATTGAATGCCAATTCAAAACATAAGGTGCATCATCCATACAGAAAGCTAACAATAACAAGACAAACAAATCATTTGCAACCATCAATCCAAaaactttgaaatttaaaacaGGCATGCCATCCAGGTAATGAGATTTCAATAGGGCATATTGGTTTACTTGGTGAAATTCTTTTACCCAAAGAACCCTTCCCATCCTTCACACATCAACCAAGTGATATATCATCTGATGGCCCCAACTAATGGACCCCTCATGCGACAAAGGCAAGATTGGTTGGTGGAAAGTCAGAAACCTACTCATATGGTCAATGTTTTAAAGGTTCCAAGTGACATCAGTTGCATATGACtaacatcaaaattaaagaCAGTTCACAAACCAAATTTGCAACggcttttatatatttttaatataaactttGAACAACTTAAAGAGGAAATTAACTTTCTAACCCCCCAAAGGTTGTCTTTCATAACTTCCTGCGCATCCATAGACGAACACCAATTTTTagaattcataaaataaaaggtaTGCAGGACCTATCAAACGAAAAATAAGTTGAATTTCAGGTTCATATGCCATATAGAGAACAGGAAAGAAAGTAACAAGAAGCCTAATCTTTCACATATATGACACATTAATATACTGGAACCTTAAGCAAAGAACTTTACCCGGAAATCTATCATTTCAATCTGTGCTGATGGGGCCTCTGCCACATCTTTTCCAAAAGATATTATTCTCCCATAATTGGTAATATTTGGTTGATGATTTGCATTCTCTACCTTGACATCTTGAGAAACAATAGAATCAttacttcttttccttttactaATACAGCTGTAGCATTCTTCTGGTGACCAGTCTAAACCACCCCAAATAGTATCACCACCTTTGGGAATCATGGACATAGTTGAATCCCATGTACGAGTCATCCGCATAACATGTCGCAAAGTTTGTAAGCCAAGAAAATCAGAATCTAAAACACCAGGCGCAATGGCTCTGCATCAGGGACAGTTTCTGATAAGTTAATGACTAGAACACAGAATAGCTTTCAGTAAAATATGAAATGCTACAAACCACATCAATGCTTTCCTCTAAGGCATACAACTATGAATACCTTTCTTTGACAAAAGAAAGATATTTTTCAGACTGACACTCACTCaactcttcccaaaaaaaagcAAAACTTCTTTGCAGTCAGAGAGGCTACCTGGCGACAGCAACATCTTTGGCCTCAGCAGAGAAGAGTCCAGTAACTGCCTTGGGGACCCCCAAGAAAGGACCACCAATATTCATCACTGCTTTTATATGCTTTTGACACCAATCTGAACCACCCCCACCACCCATTGGAGCAGGTGCCTCCACCCATTTCATAAAATGCAGAAAGTACAAGACTCCCATCGAATGGGGAATCACAACAACCTTCTTCCCACCATTTGTTTCCACCATCAGTTCTATATTGCTTTTTATTCTGCTCAGAGTTTGATCTCGGACCTGTTCAACTCATATTAAGTGTGTGCATCAGTCAGTACTCCAAAGAACAGTATCACGTATGACTGGATGAGATTTAATAAGAGACCATTAAAACCAAAGCTCccatttgcttatttatttgacAAGGCCTCGAGAAAGAAAGGGACATAAAACAGAAAAATCCCTGCCTTTAAAGAGCTCACAGTAGAAATTACCTCAGTGTTCTGAAAAGAAAGCCTCCAATCATATGCTGCCATATACATGGTTTTTTCTTCATATCCGATGCGTGCCAAATTAGCAATCAATACTGCCCAGACAAAATACCCAGGGGCAAAATAATCTGCCGCCACCAATCCAGTAACTGGCCTAACCCTTACACCTGGAGGATCAAGTCCAGTTTCATTGTCCAGTGACATGTGCTCAACCCAGCATAAAGGTCTGCAGAAATTCGATATGAACACAATAAAATCTTTAATTCACTTTTGCCAGTAAATTTAATCCAAACTCagtaagtataaaaaaattaatgaggaTTCAGATTGGTTAACAAAATTAAACAGCTAGTTAGATAGAAAAGGTTACAAGGGAGCACTTCTTATCAATACTAGTGACAAAGCATTGAAGGGAAATAGGATATTTTGCAtcagcatgataaaatccatatACACTGCACAGAGAGAAATGGGAgagacaatgaaaaaaattaaggataacACCAAGCAGTTGCAACCATTCCTTTACCCACCATAGTTTGCACCAACAAACTTCCCTGTTCATTCATTATCCATCTAGTGCACATATCCAAATCCATTACCAAGCATAAGCAATTCCTCATTCTACCCTTTATTACCTAGTTTCTCTTTCTAAGCTGTCCGTTCCAGACTTATGGCAAACAAAGAGGTCATCAAATGCAATGAAGCAACCATCCCACTTTGCAAGAACAAGTCAACACAACTAAATAAGTATGGATTTACTTCAATAAAAGTTATTTTCCAGAAATACAAATGTCTAGtgataaattaaagaaatatggTATGCATCCctaaacacaaaaacacaaattcGATGAAGGATTCAGAGATTGAACAAACAAAAACAGCCACAGTCCACAGATATGAAGAAATAGGTTGcttattgaaagaaaaataatgcaaaGTGTAATAGGGCAGCTAAGATAGTGATAAACATTTTAAGATCATATATTCCACTTCATCTGCAACAACAACAGC
It includes:
- the LOC120262796 gene encoding phospholipid:diacylglycerol acyltransferase 1-like — its product is MPILRRRRPAHPPPQIDGPSTSSAAPDDKEKPSLPIARKPRWNCLDSCCWIIGCVCSLWWILLFLYNAMPASFPQYVTEAITGPLPDPPGVKLRKEGLSALHPVVFVPGIVTGGLELWEGHQCADGLFRKRLWGGTFGEVYKRPLCWVEHMSLDNETGLDPPGVRVRPVTGLVAADYFAPGYFVWAVLIANLARIGYEEKTMYMAAYDWRLSFQNTEVRDQTLSRIKSNIELMVETNGGKKVVVIPHSMGVLYFLHFMKWVEAPAPMGGGGGSDWCQKHIKAVMNIGGPFLGVPKAVTGLFSAEAKDVAVARAIAPGVLDSDFLGLQTLRHVMRMTRTWDSTMSMIPKGGDTIWGGLDWSPEECYSCISKRKRSNDSIVSQDVKVENANHQPNITNYGRIISFGKDVAEAPSAQIEMIDFRDAVKGNNLAHSNGSCGDVWTEYHEVGWGGVQAVSDYKAYTAGSILDLLRFVAPKMMQRGSAHFSYGIADNLDDPKYKHYKYWSNPLETK